One genomic segment of Marinitoga piezophila KA3 includes these proteins:
- a CDS encoding radical SAM/SPASM domain-containing protein: MKASRYNTIIEKEDGSLLLFNGITNAILKVEKKNAERIKKILNGKLENEEEISILKKGGFIIENDRDELSDIIAKYKKFQFSNEYFHLTITMTTNCNFNCKYCYQSQAKEISQKPFQINNIKKQTIDSIIMLVKEKIKEKKPKIFSVTFWGGEPLLEKNKILKISKNIKNICEKENIEYDAFIITNGYLLNETTIKELKKAGVGKLIITLDGTEEEHNKLRILKNGNGTFEKIYENIKKASKEIFVKIRINVFPHNVNSIKRLIDKISEDNLKVEIDLRQGEMADNNKLKSFTLKEFAKVESELYNYIIEKIEYYNFNPFVRINQARCDATSVNSLVIDADGKLYKCWGEIGGISKEIGELKENGKVELNHRKNIWLALEPFDEECKNCKVLPYCMGGCILGKVLAEKYGVIEYGRERCLPIKYNLEEMIVLTEKTYRRRKNGIRK, translated from the coding sequence ATGAAAGCTTCCAGATACAATACCATTATAGAAAAAGAAGACGGAAGTCTTCTTCTTTTTAATGGAATAACAAATGCAATATTAAAAGTTGAAAAAAAGAATGCCGAAAGGATAAAAAAAATATTAAACGGAAAACTGGAAAATGAAGAAGAGATAAGTATATTAAAAAAAGGTGGATTCATAATAGAAAATGACAGAGACGAATTAAGCGATATAATAGCAAAATATAAAAAATTTCAATTTTCAAATGAATATTTTCATCTAACAATAACCATGACCACAAACTGTAATTTCAATTGTAAATACTGTTATCAAAGTCAGGCAAAAGAAATAAGTCAAAAACCATTTCAAATAAATAATATAAAAAAACAAACAATAGATTCAATAATAATGCTGGTAAAAGAAAAAATAAAAGAAAAAAAGCCAAAAATATTCAGCGTAACCTTCTGGGGTGGGGAACCATTACTTGAAAAAAATAAGATATTAAAAATAAGCAAGAATATAAAAAATATCTGTGAAAAAGAAAATATAGAATACGATGCATTTATAATAACAAACGGTTATTTACTTAATGAAACGACAATAAAAGAACTAAAAAAAGCTGGAGTAGGGAAATTAATAATAACTCTTGATGGAACAGAAGAAGAGCATAATAAATTAAGAATATTAAAAAATGGAAATGGGACATTTGAAAAAATATATGAAAATATCAAAAAAGCATCAAAAGAAATATTTGTAAAAATAAGAATAAATGTATTTCCACATAATGTAAATAGCATAAAAAGATTGATAGATAAAATATCAGAAGATAATTTAAAAGTTGAAATAGATTTAAGACAGGGAGAAATGGCAGATAACAATAAATTAAAATCATTTACATTAAAAGAATTTGCGAAAGTGGAAAGTGAATTATATAATTATATAATAGAAAAAATAGAATATTATAACTTCAATCCATTTGTAAGAATAAATCAGGCAAGATGCGATGCAACCAGTGTAAATTCTCTTGTAATTGATGCAGATGGGAAATTATACAAATGCTGGGGAGAAATAGGCGGAATATCAAAAGAAATAGGTGAATTAAAGGAAAACGGTAAAGTAGAATTAAATCACAGAAAAAATATATGGTTAGCCTTAGAACCATTTGATGAAGAGTGTAAAAATTGTAAAGTATTGCCATATTGTATGGGGGGATGCATACTGGGAAAAGTGCTGGCAGAAAAATATGGCGTAATAGAATATGGAAGAGAAAGATGCCTTCCAATAAAATATAATCTGGAAGAAATGATAGTATTAACAGAAAAAACATATAGGAGGCGAAAAAATGGAATTCGTAAATGA
- a CDS encoding VIT1/CCC1 transporter family protein: MIDNELKKKLMAFQKNEITEHHVYKHLSKRIKGKNAKILENIAKDEYKHYNILKKYTETEVSPNSFLVFWYVLLSYIFGLTFALNAMEKGEENAQRVYEEAKDVIPEFKEIILDENVHEKKLLGLIDEEKIQYVSSMVLGLNDALVELTGTLAGLTFAFQNSRLVALSGLITGIAASFSMAASEYLSQRADKNSKNPLKASIYTGIAYIFTVILLVAPYFIFSNPMISLIFTMINAVIVIVFFSFFVSVVQEKTFKHYFFEMLFISFGVMALSFVIGLIARAFFNIEV; encoded by the coding sequence ATGATTGATAATGAGCTAAAGAAAAAATTAATGGCATTTCAGAAAAATGAAATTACAGAACACCATGTTTATAAACACCTTTCCAAAAGAATTAAAGGAAAAAACGCTAAAATCTTAGAAAACATAGCAAAAGATGAGTATAAGCATTATAACATCTTAAAAAAATATACAGAAACCGAAGTATCTCCTAATTCATTTTTAGTATTCTGGTATGTTTTATTATCCTACATCTTTGGACTAACCTTTGCCTTAAATGCAATGGAAAAAGGAGAAGAAAATGCTCAAAGAGTTTATGAAGAAGCAAAAGATGTTATTCCTGAATTCAAAGAAATTATCCTTGATGAAAATGTTCATGAAAAGAAATTATTAGGTCTTATTGATGAAGAAAAAATACAGTATGTAAGTTCAATGGTTTTGGGGTTAAATGATGCACTTGTTGAATTAACTGGTACATTAGCAGGTTTAACCTTTGCATTTCAAAATTCAAGACTTGTTGCATTATCAGGATTAATTACCGGAATTGCAGCCTCATTTTCAATGGCGGCATCAGAGTATTTATCTCAACGAGCGGATAAAAATTCCAAGAATCCTTTAAAAGCTTCTATTTATACGGGAATTGCATATATATTTACTGTAATTTTGCTTGTTGCTCCTTATTTTATCTTCTCAAATCCAATGATTTCATTAATATTTACAATGATTAATGCAGTTATAGTAATTGTATTCTTTTCATTCTTTGTTTCTGTGGTTCAGGAAAAAACATTTAAACATTATTTCTTTGAAATGCTCTTTATTAGCTTTGGAGTAATGGCATTATCCTTTGTAATAGGTCTTATAGCAAGGGCTTTCTTTAATATAGAAGTTTAG
- a CDS encoding chorismate synthase, with product MDFVISGDSHGPVMIGTLTGFPAGLKINIEKINEDLKRRQEGYGRGKRMKIENDKVEIVSGIWKGITTGAPISVLIENKGKNTEKEVRSIPRPGHGDYSSYMKYKLPDLNIYPERNSARWTVVLTALGNIAKQFLNLLNIEIEGYVESIGKIKLKNDILTEEAKEYIDNAKTNGDTLGGSVKIIVKNINPGIGGYSSIFERLDSQLGQIIMTIPSVKGLIIGNNDFSLSGREYHDEFYYEKEKNKIKRKSNNAGGIEAGFTNGENIEITVFLKPIPTLAKPLNSINLATGENTKSPYIRSDVTVIPASVVILENAVALVIAKSIINQFGNDNVEEIARRYNSANLSNWNDGFWQDHTW from the coding sequence ATGGATTTTGTAATTTCAGGTGATTCTCATGGGCCGGTGATGATTGGCACTTTAACTGGATTTCCAGCAGGATTAAAGATAAATATTGAAAAGATAAATGAAGATTTAAAAAGACGCCAGGAAGGATATGGCCGTGGAAAACGTATGAAAATAGAAAATGATAAAGTTGAAATTGTCTCAGGAATATGGAAAGGCATCACCACAGGCGCTCCAATTTCAGTATTAATTGAGAACAAAGGTAAAAATACAGAAAAAGAAGTTAGAAGCATTCCTCGTCCCGGCCACGGTGATTATAGCTCATATATGAAATATAAGTTACCTGATTTAAATATATATCCTGAAAGGAATAGCGCTCGTTGGACCGTTGTTCTTACAGCTCTTGGAAATATTGCAAAGCAATTTCTCAATCTTTTAAATATTGAAATAGAAGGATATGTTGAAAGTATAGGGAAGATAAAATTAAAAAACGATATTTTAACAGAGGAAGCAAAAGAGTATATTGATAATGCTAAAACAAATGGCGATACGCTCGGAGGAAGCGTAAAAATCATTGTAAAAAATATAAACCCTGGAATTGGTGGATACTCAAGCATATTTGAAAGATTGGATTCACAACTTGGACAAATTATAATGACAATCCCTTCTGTTAAAGGATTGATAATAGGCAATAATGACTTTTCACTTTCAGGAAGAGAATATCATGATGAATTTTATTATGAAAAAGAAAAAAATAAAATCAAGAGAAAATCAAACAATGCCGGTGGAATTGAAGCAGGTTTTACCAATGGTGAGAATATTGAGATTACTGTTTTTCTCAAACCAATCCCTACACTTGCAAAACCGTTAAATTCCATAAATCTTGCAACAGGAGAAAATACAAAATCTCCATATATTCGATCAGATGTAACTGTTATTCCAGCGAGTGTGGTTATTCTTGAAAATGCTGTAGCATTAGTTATTGCAAAAAGTATTATTAATCAATTTGGAAATGATAATGTTGAGGAAATAGCAAGGAGGTATAATAGTGCCAATTTATCTAATTGGAATGATGGGTTCTGGCAAGACCACACTTGGTAA
- the ylqF gene encoding ribosome biogenesis GTPase YlqF yields MWYPGHIKKAKSKIKTYLKTVQGVLELVDARAPYASRAYEFEDLFKDKDRIILFNKIDIADEKQLKFWKDYYKSKGYKVLETSLKKVSIKSFLTKVVYKTFPKKFRELRVMVAGIPNVGKSTLINSLKGKKSLRVGNTPGVTKGVQWISVNDNFMLLDTPGILYSDIYNKKILYKLILIGSVKPEDDEKEFAIEYGFNFFKEKYPEILKTALKGDNPPEDYYEFLNMFAKKRNFIKSGNEYDIERAMSTFLKELSDGKFGKVVYDYPEDYEILK; encoded by the coding sequence ATGTGGTATCCCGGTCATATAAAAAAGGCAAAATCGAAAATTAAAACATATTTAAAAACTGTTCAGGGTGTTCTGGAATTAGTTGATGCTAGAGCTCCATATGCCAGCAGGGCTTATGAGTTTGAGGATTTATTTAAAGATAAGGATAGAATAATATTGTTTAATAAAATTGATATTGCAGACGAAAAACAGTTAAAATTCTGGAAAGATTATTATAAATCCAAAGGATATAAGGTTTTAGAAACTTCTTTAAAGAAGGTAAGTATAAAAAGCTTCTTAACTAAAGTTGTTTATAAAACATTTCCTAAAAAGTTTAGAGAATTGCGTGTAATGGTTGCTGGAATTCCTAATGTTGGTAAATCTACGCTAATAAATAGTTTAAAAGGTAAAAAATCATTACGCGTTGGAAATACACCAGGAGTTACCAAAGGCGTTCAATGGATAAGTGTGAATGATAATTTTATGTTGCTTGATACACCTGGAATTTTATATTCTGATATATACAATAAAAAAATTCTCTATAAATTAATACTTATTGGTTCAGTAAAACCAGAAGATGATGAAAAAGAGTTTGCAATAGAGTATGGATTTAACTTTTTCAAGGAAAAATATCCAGAGATTTTAAAAACAGCGCTTAAAGGAGATAATCCGCCGGAGGACTATTATGAATTTTTAAATATGTTTGCTAAAAAAAGAAACTTTATAAAGTCTGGAAATGAATACGATATAGAAAGAGCCATGAGTACATTTTTAAAGGAATTGTCAGATGGAAAATTTGGAAAGGTTGTATATGATTATCCGGAGGATTATGAGATATTAAAGTGA
- a CDS encoding ABC transporter ATP-binding protein — translation MEKIIEIKNLTKIYKNGIKALENINLTINKGEKITIFGPNGAGKTTLIKTIGMFIIPDKGKITIKGYDIKKESKQIKKLISIATSNERSFYYRLSLEENLNFFGMLNNLTGKELKKKVEKGLKEMGLYETRKIKYMEASTGMKRRLNLARALIKEAEIYLLDEPTNGVDIETKIKIYEIMEELSQKGKTIILASHDVSEIEKTDRIVVLKKGKITADKKTGEILEKTTRKNEEKLLELIK, via the coding sequence ATGGAAAAAATAATAGAAATCAAAAACCTGACAAAAATATACAAAAATGGGATAAAAGCGCTGGAAAATATAAATCTAACAATAAACAAAGGAGAAAAAATAACAATATTTGGACCAAATGGAGCAGGAAAAACAACATTAATAAAAACAATAGGAATGTTCATAATACCGGATAAAGGAAAAATAACAATAAAAGGATATGACATAAAAAAAGAATCAAAACAAATAAAAAAATTAATATCAATAGCGACATCAAATGAAAGGTCATTCTATTACAGATTAAGCTTAGAAGAAAATCTAAACTTCTTTGGAATGTTAAACAACCTAACAGGAAAAGAATTAAAAAAGAAAGTGGAAAAAGGATTAAAAGAAATGGGGCTATATGAAACCAGAAAAATAAAGTATATGGAAGCATCAACGGGGATGAAGAGGAGATTAAATCTAGCAAGGGCATTAATAAAAGAAGCGGAAATATATTTACTTGATGAACCGACAAATGGAGTGGATATAGAAACGAAAATAAAGATATATGAAATAATGGAAGAGCTAAGTCAAAAAGGAAAAACAATAATCTTAGCCAGTCATGATGTAAGTGAAATAGAAAAAACAGACAGGATAGTGGTATTAAAAAAAGGGAAAATAACAGCAGACAAAAAAACAGGAGAAATCCTGGAAAAAACAACGAGAAAAAATGAAGAAAAATTGCTGGAATTAATCAAATGA
- a CDS encoding ABC transporter permease, whose amino-acid sequence MKQIKKFLYFLVRDILIWKSYKTQAVLGILSGFLGLLQFGFMGRFIAQGNYFPMIEQYGGNILAYFISGSVFMSYTTLSLTTFKSVIRQEQVMGTIEYLLLSETPLWEVFIYTIFSRLVFTIINTGIVFIFLIYTFDVEIKMNIIASIILLIITMISLSGIGLLSAGFIMLTKKGDPVSWVYSFLTGMFSGIYYPVEILPKWIRGVSYILPTTYAMDGLRKTLIKGYSLYEIKEDIIILVIMTAIILPIGIYWFRESFNKARKYGTISQY is encoded by the coding sequence ATGAAACAAATAAAAAAATTCCTGTATTTTCTGGTAAGGGATATATTAATATGGAAAAGCTACAAAACACAGGCAGTATTGGGGATACTGAGTGGATTCTTAGGATTATTGCAATTTGGATTCATGGGAAGGTTTATAGCCCAGGGGAATTACTTTCCAATGATAGAGCAGTATGGAGGAAACATACTGGCATATTTCATATCAGGAAGCGTATTCATGAGTTACACTACTCTCTCCTTAACAACATTCAAAAGTGTAATAAGACAGGAGCAGGTAATGGGAACAATAGAATACCTGCTCCTGTCGGAAACACCATTATGGGAAGTATTTATATACACAATCTTCTCAAGATTGGTATTTACAATAATAAACACAGGAATAGTATTTATATTCTTAATATACACATTTGATGTAGAAATAAAAATGAATATAATAGCATCAATAATATTATTGATAATAACAATGATAAGTTTAAGTGGAATAGGATTATTAAGTGCAGGGTTCATAATGCTAACCAAAAAAGGAGATCCAGTAAGTTGGGTATATTCATTCTTAACAGGAATGTTTTCAGGGATATACTATCCGGTGGAAATATTGCCAAAATGGATAAGGGGAGTATCGTATATACTGCCAACAACATATGCAATGGATGGATTGAGAAAAACATTAATAAAAGGATACAGTCTATACGAAATAAAAGAGGATATAATAATCCTGGTAATAATGACAGCAATAATATTACCAATAGGGATATACTGGTTCAGAGAATCATTTAACAAAGCCAGGAAATATGGCACAATATCGCAGTATTAG
- a CDS encoding radical SAM/SPASM domain-containing protein, producing MYKESYYNYFLEIDEVPVLVNLRTGAIAEVKRENVQKIKEILKGNIVDEELFEQLKYGGYIVEEGYNEYEEIKMRNYKARFDNSKAMFTIIPTFQCNFDCIYCYETKRNKIMTIEKAEEIADYIINISKNKKTISIGWFGGEPLMNFKVIEHINMKIIGESEAELFSSMSSNGYLLNYIDVSKFDELKIKNVQITLDGIEETHNKYRPLIGGGKTFDKIIKGIEKLFENTEKTNVSIRVNVGPENYDKIEELFEYLEKFPKERMKIYFRWIFQASEKNKDFHVHVRDFRKENSFTKLSKLYEMAINRGYKVMLPILNGDMYCEFDNVYNMVIGPEGEIYPCTVAVEEGMEMGKIENGKIKLETKKHLKWHSHNGYEDKNCKECKILPLCHGGCRNAALNGNRGCPEEKRETESFIKLWYKVKKFEKKMVVR from the coding sequence ATGTATAAGGAATCATACTACAATTATTTTTTAGAAATAGATGAAGTTCCAGTATTGGTTAATTTAAGAACAGGAGCGATAGCAGAAGTAAAGCGTGAAAATGTTCAAAAAATAAAAGAAATATTAAAAGGGAATATAGTTGATGAAGAATTATTTGAACAATTAAAATATGGTGGTTATATAGTAGAAGAAGGATATAATGAATATGAAGAAATAAAGATGAGAAATTATAAAGCGCGTTTTGATAATTCAAAAGCAATGTTTACAATAATACCAACATTTCAGTGTAATTTTGATTGTATATACTGTTATGAAACAAAAAGAAATAAAATAATGACAATAGAAAAAGCGGAAGAAATAGCAGATTATATTATAAATATAAGCAAAAACAAAAAAACGATTTCAATAGGGTGGTTTGGTGGAGAACCATTAATGAATTTTAAAGTTATTGAACATATAAATATGAAAATAATAGGAGAAAGTGAAGCAGAATTATTTTCATCAATGTCCTCAAATGGATATTTATTAAATTATATAGATGTATCAAAATTTGATGAGTTAAAAATAAAAAATGTGCAAATAACTCTTGATGGAATAGAAGAAACACATAATAAATATCGACCATTAATAGGTGGCGGAAAAACATTTGATAAAATAATAAAAGGAATAGAAAAATTATTTGAAAATACAGAAAAAACAAATGTATCAATAAGGGTAAATGTTGGTCCGGAAAATTATGATAAAATAGAAGAATTGTTTGAGTATCTTGAAAAATTTCCAAAAGAAAGAATGAAAATATATTTTAGATGGATATTTCAAGCATCTGAAAAAAATAAAGATTTTCATGTACATGTAAGAGATTTTAGAAAAGAAAATTCATTTACTAAACTCTCAAAATTATATGAAATGGCAATAAACAGAGGTTATAAAGTAATGTTGCCAATATTGAATGGAGATATGTATTGTGAATTTGATAATGTATATAATATGGTAATAGGACCGGAAGGGGAAATATATCCATGTACAGTTGCAGTAGAAGAAGGAATGGAAATGGGGAAAATAGAAAACGGAAAAATAAAACTGGAAACAAAAAAACATTTAAAATGGCATAGTCATAATGGATATGAAGATAAAAATTGTAAAGAGTGCAAAATATTACCATTATGTCATGGTGGGTGTAGAAATGCAGCATTAAATGGAAATAGAGGATGTCCTGAAGAAAAGCGAGAAACAGAAAGCTTTATAAAATTATGGTATAAGGTAAAAAAGTTTGAAAAAAAGATGGTGGTTAGATGA
- a CDS encoding radical SAM/SPASM domain-containing protein → MNRVWNFEIDSIKYVFDGNNIIIKKENNIKNIENADETIFIDKKGLRTLALNVINDCNLKCDYCFANFGYYKDGKTVMKFEIAKKAVDLLLNSAIENGNKEITIAFFGGEPLLNFDLIKKVVDYAEKTKSDNLEIKYLITTNGTLFDLEKIKFMKKYKFQITLSIDGGKELHNSNRKFINGKGSFEVIQNNFELLLKSFVVNARITINNKNYNILKSIKELKNLGFRRFTFAPDYNLSQENFEKYLESLSSLFEYYYNLILKKEYIDITNITRVLMNILFRIKKINHCNAGLTYFSVATNGNIYRCPRFTDEKDFLLGNINNLEIKDINYHIKKLRKNIINYHMNSLTHKCNKCPFLFLCGGACYHYSYINNKTEFDVVERECTEKTLIYEETIKLITKLNVEQRKDFILSLKTIWKNTKLL, encoded by the coding sequence ATGAATAGAGTTTGGAATTTTGAGATTGATTCTATTAAATATGTATTTGACGGAAACAATATAATAATAAAAAAAGAAAATAATATAAAAAATATAGAAAATGCAGATGAAACGATTTTTATAGATAAAAAAGGTTTAAGAACTTTAGCATTAAATGTAATAAATGATTGTAATTTAAAATGTGATTATTGTTTTGCAAATTTTGGATATTATAAAGATGGAAAAACAGTAATGAAATTTGAAATTGCTAAAAAGGCTGTAGATCTGTTATTGAATTCTGCAATAGAAAACGGTAATAAAGAAATAACAATAGCTTTTTTTGGAGGAGAACCACTTTTAAATTTTGATTTGATAAAAAAAGTAGTTGACTATGCAGAGAAAACAAAAAGTGATAATTTAGAGATCAAATATTTAATAACAACAAATGGAACATTGTTTGACCTTGAAAAAATTAAATTTATGAAAAAGTACAAATTCCAAATTACATTAAGTATCGATGGAGGAAAAGAGCTTCATAATTCTAATCGAAAATTTATTAATGGTAAAGGAAGTTTTGAAGTAATACAAAATAATTTCGAATTACTTTTAAAGTCATTTGTAGTGAATGCAAGAATAACAATTAATAATAAAAATTATAATATATTAAAGAGTATAAAAGAACTCAAAAATTTAGGTTTTAGAAGATTTACTTTTGCACCTGATTATAATTTGTCACAAGAAAATTTTGAAAAATATTTAGAAAGTTTATCTTCATTATTTGAATATTATTATAATTTAATATTAAAAAAGGAATACATTGATATAACGAACATAACTCGAGTATTAATGAATATATTATTTAGAATAAAAAAAATAAACCATTGTAATGCAGGATTAACCTATTTTTCGGTAGCTACAAATGGTAATATATATAGATGTCCTAGATTTACAGATGAAAAAGATTTTCTTTTAGGTAATATAAATAATCTTGAAATTAAAGATATAAATTATCATATAAAAAAATTAAGAAAAAATATTATTAATTATCATATGAATAGCCTAACTCATAAATGCAATAAATGCCCATTTTTATTTTTATGTGGTGGAGCATGTTACCATTATTCATATATAAATAATAAAACGGAATTTGATGTTGTTGAAAGAGAATGCACAGAAAAAACCTTAATATATGAAGAAACTATTAAATTAATCACTAAATTGAATGTAGAACAAAGAAAAGATTTTATACTATCTTTGAAAACCATTTGGAAAAATACAAAATTGTTATAA
- a CDS encoding GNAT family N-acetyltransferase, with protein MIKFKNYYLNYIGINRAKSKKIILTKNRNIIINNVYQYPFIISNLNNNLLISISPQYKEYIIYTSFILQKEMEVLSLYNILKNRLKNENIDLMRIYTFESNEYTFDTQEVKILNLEEKEKYFTIFKNKKFDKILLEKLWNRNIRKILEKRFFYIEKNGEIVSYSYISDINFNGGNIIVYTNPKWRNMGFGKKVAGASVKWCINNNILPIYRVSENNSNSIRIAEKIELLFKKREIVLKIKVRK; from the coding sequence ATGATAAAGTTTAAAAATTATTATTTAAATTATATAGGTATTAATAGAGCAAAAAGCAAGAAGATTATATTAACAAAAAATAGAAATATTATAATAAATAATGTATACCAATATCCCTTTATTATAAGTAACTTAAATAATAATTTATTAATCTCGATTTCGCCACAATATAAAGAATACATAATTTATACAAGTTTTATATTACAAAAAGAAATGGAAGTATTATCTTTATATAATATTTTGAAAAATAGATTAAAAAATGAAAATATTGATTTGATGCGAATATATACATTTGAAAGTAATGAATATACCTTTGATACACAAGAAGTAAAGATATTAAATTTAGAAGAAAAAGAAAAATATTTTACAATATTTAAAAATAAGAAATTCGATAAAATACTTTTAGAAAAATTATGGAATAGAAATATAAGAAAAATTTTAGAAAAACGTTTTTTTTACATAGAAAAAAATGGTGAAATTGTGTCATATTCATACATTTCTGATATTAATTTTAATGGAGGAAATATTATAGTATATACTAATCCAAAATGGAGAAATATGGGATTTGGTAAAAAAGTGGCAGGAGCCTCTGTAAAATGGTGTATTAATAATAATATTTTACCAATATATAGGGTATCAGAAAATAATAGTAACTCTATCCGTATTGCAGAAAAAATAGAACTTTTATTTAAAAAAAGAGAAATAGTTTTAAAAATAAAAGTAAGGAAATAG